Proteins co-encoded in one Candidatus Cloacimonadota bacterium genomic window:
- a CDS encoding DHH family phosphoesterase gives MVGAHPDSDPNSLLRQICRKRGIDQDGLSAGLETLPDEALLANINSVAQRISRAMFANEPTVIFGHDDPDGITSTYVMYQFFNSCGYQRHNYFIPNRNLEPHGIQEGFVRFVREGGYKLVITVDNGISSYGGVEKLNALGCEVVITDHHLVQPETLPNAYAILNPQLPGCQYPFKPLAGVGVALMLARWLGRSLEHQVPLSSYFWTAVGSIADKVPMTGVNRTIVRHVINHWDDMNDPSVDFLMRNHKRIENDMDVFNFMQYTSRLIANGRESGGQHTAMRFLLQMGDAKAELFQAMEAKQKKWEGELNRVFNILDSVTAGFSSNAFIYFDDEGVIPYPLLGTGATYVLDKLGIPAILLKQHNGDIVCEGRCGEGFNMAEAFASCKEHMKQFGGHAKAAGFTLEPHNYDAFLECYNHYLAGNLSHNTEPIQEEPDACLTLDQFTPDNWRSLELLLPFGQQHPEPRILVENVRLEELQKLFMLEHGSVSLPLGQTGKALLHWRSPKQVRVLSFEPANSTA, from the coding sequence ATGGTAGGAGCGCATCCGGACTCAGATCCCAACAGTCTTTTACGCCAAATCTGCCGGAAGCGAGGCATCGACCAGGACGGGTTGTCAGCCGGACTTGAAACACTGCCCGACGAAGCCCTGCTGGCCAACATCAATTCTGTGGCGCAGCGCATCTCCCGGGCAATGTTTGCCAATGAACCCACCGTGATCTTTGGTCACGACGATCCTGACGGCATCACCAGCACCTACGTGATGTATCAGTTTTTCAATTCCTGCGGATATCAAAGGCACAACTATTTCATTCCCAACCGCAATCTCGAACCCCACGGCATCCAGGAAGGTTTTGTACGCTTCGTGAGAGAGGGTGGCTACAAACTGGTGATCACTGTTGACAACGGGATTTCCAGCTATGGGGGGGTGGAAAAGCTGAACGCTCTTGGTTGTGAGGTGGTGATTACGGATCACCATCTTGTCCAGCCGGAAACCCTGCCCAATGCTTATGCCATCCTCAATCCGCAATTGCCAGGCTGCCAATATCCTTTCAAACCCCTAGCCGGGGTAGGGGTCGCCCTGATGCTTGCCAGGTGGCTGGGACGCTCTCTGGAGCATCAAGTGCCGCTATCCTCCTATTTTTGGACGGCGGTGGGCTCGATAGCGGATAAAGTTCCGATGACCGGTGTGAACAGGACCATAGTCCGGCATGTGATCAATCATTGGGACGATATGAACGATCCCAGCGTGGATTTTCTGATGCGTAACCATAAACGCATAGAAAACGACATGGATGTGTTCAATTTTATGCAATACACTTCCCGGCTGATAGCAAACGGCCGAGAGAGTGGAGGGCAGCACACCGCGATGCGTTTTCTTTTGCAGATGGGAGACGCCAAAGCCGAGCTTTTTCAAGCAATGGAAGCCAAACAGAAGAAATGGGAGGGTGAACTGAACCGTGTTTTCAACATTCTGGATAGTGTCACCGCCGGCTTCTCCAGCAACGCCTTCATCTATTTCGATGACGAAGGCGTGATTCCTTATCCCTTGCTGGGAACAGGCGCCACCTACGTTCTGGACAAACTGGGGATTCCCGCCATCCTGCTCAAGCAGCACAATGGCGATATAGTTTGTGAGGGACGCTGCGGAGAGGGATTCAACATGGCGGAGGCTTTCGCTTCCTGTAAGGAACACATGAAACAGTTCGGCGGCCACGCCAAGGCGGCTGGTTTCACCCTGGAACCCCACAATTACGACGCTTTTCTGGAATGCTACAACCATTATCTGGCCGGAAACCTGAGCCACAATACAGAGCCAATTCAGGAAGAACCTGATGCCTGCCTGACACTGGATCAGTTCACACCCGACAACTGGCGGAGCTTGGAATTGCTGCTTCCTTTCGGTCAGCAGCATCCGGAACCACGCATCCTTGTGGAAAACGTCCGGCTTGAGGAGTTGCAGAAGCTCTTCATGCTCGAACACGGCAGCGTTTCCCTTCCTCTTGGCCAAACGGGCAAGGCGCTGCTGCACTGGAGAAGTCCCAAGCAGGTGAGGGTCCTTTCTTTTGAACCAGCAAATTCCACCGCGTGA
- a CDS encoding TatD family hydrolase produces the protein MKLFETHAHLDLPDFNADRESLINKCFESGIEYIINIGFNKETSLNSLELAKKHLHIFATVGFHPHDAMDFDAELIKRLVRDKNVLAIGEVGLDFFRNYSPYPVQREVFRNQAYLAVDYDKPLVIHNRDAHQECYNTLKEVQAKDVVFHCFSGDIIFAQQVFDEGWMVSFTGNVTYPNSNLEDVVRMMPMDQFMIETDCPYLTPHPHRGKRNSPLHLHLVAEKIAEIRGITPLEVAQASFDNAFRFFRVPPDPVRPLSKKGGSKGGKSSKKAKTGKTTTKAKDKKKDK, from the coding sequence ATGAAACTGTTTGAAACGCATGCCCATCTTGACCTTCCGGATTTCAATGCCGACCGGGAGAGCCTGATCAATAAATGCTTTGAGAGCGGGATCGAGTATATCATCAACATCGGTTTCAACAAGGAGACCTCGCTCAACTCGCTGGAACTGGCCAAAAAGCACTTGCACATCTTTGCCACAGTTGGCTTTCACCCACACGATGCCATGGATTTTGACGCCGAGCTTATCAAGCGTCTGGTGCGGGACAAAAATGTGCTGGCCATCGGTGAGGTCGGGCTGGATTTTTTCCGCAACTACTCGCCTTACCCGGTGCAGCGCGAAGTTTTCCGCAATCAAGCATATCTGGCTGTGGATTATGACAAACCCCTGGTGATCCACAACCGCGACGCGCACCAGGAATGCTACAATACCCTCAAGGAAGTGCAAGCCAAAGATGTGGTCTTTCACTGCTTTTCGGGCGACATTATCTTTGCCCAGCAGGTGTTTGACGAAGGCTGGATGGTCTCCTTCACCGGCAATGTGACCTACCCCAACTCCAATCTGGAGGATGTGGTGCGCATGATGCCGATGGACCAGTTTATGATCGAGACAGATTGTCCCTACCTGACCCCGCATCCGCATCGTGGCAAGCGCAACAGCCCTCTGCATCTACATCTGGTGGCGGAAAAGATCGCTGAAATCAGGGGCATCACCCCGCTGGAAGTGGCCCAAGCCTCGTTCGATAACGCCTTCCGCTTTTTTAGGGTCCCGCCAGATCCCGTGCGCCCTCTTTCCAAGAAGGGAGGTTCCAAAGGCGGAAAATCCTCCAAGAAGGCCAAAACGGGCAAAACCACTACCAAAGCCAAAGACAAGAAAAAGGACAAGTGA
- a CDS encoding OmpA family protein: MKNISKILVIALALMAFSAAMFALEQTVGLRFGCSHPKNDINVDNPDDGIVNFMTGLNYEAWLKDYVSLGIYPYYTKLDNDNNINGYAAKVIGAEIQARFRPTKVAVVNFKDGALQRIAPYAQIGIGAAYVDNDNMLDGEFAFLAPTAGLGLSFQTKWNIDFDLGVQLDHALIDEIDNQVGGSDIFTDAHMMPYLGIGYTFGKKGGSSDAVVSRLLRNIVSMEQDFTLDGVQFEFNSSKLTGDAKVVLQEVIEAMKKNPNARLEIHGHSDNVGDPAYNITLSQERAQSVKDYMVQNGISANRLTTKGFGMNKPIASNSTPEGRALNRRIEFVIVK, from the coding sequence ATGAAAAACATCAGTAAAATTCTAGTTATAGCCCTTGCATTAATGGCCTTTTCCGCGGCTATGTTCGCCCTTGAACAAACTGTTGGCCTCCGTTTCGGCTGCAGCCATCCCAAAAATGACATCAACGTTGATAATCCGGATGACGGAATTGTTAATTTCATGACCGGCTTGAATTATGAAGCTTGGCTGAAAGATTATGTCAGCTTGGGTATTTATCCCTATTATACCAAGCTTGACAATGATAACAACATTAATGGATATGCCGCCAAAGTTATCGGCGCTGAGATCCAGGCCCGTTTTCGTCCTACCAAAGTTGCCGTCGTGAATTTCAAAGACGGAGCTTTGCAGCGCATAGCCCCCTATGCCCAGATCGGCATCGGCGCGGCTTATGTTGACAACGACAATATGCTGGATGGCGAATTCGCGTTCCTCGCTCCCACAGCCGGACTCGGCCTTTCCTTCCAAACCAAATGGAATATCGATTTTGATCTGGGAGTGCAGCTTGACCATGCCCTCATAGACGAAATTGACAACCAAGTGGGCGGCAGCGACATTTTTACCGACGCTCATATGATGCCCTACTTGGGGATCGGCTACACCTTCGGCAAGAAAGGCGGCAGCAGCGACGCCGTCGTTTCCCGCCTTCTGCGCAACATTGTGAGCATGGAGCAAGACTTCACCCTCGACGGCGTGCAATTCGAGTTTAACAGCTCCAAGCTTACCGGCGACGCCAAAGTGGTATTGCAGGAAGTTATTGAAGCCATGAAAAAAAATCCGAACGCGAGACTTGAGATTCACGGCCACTCTGACAACGTTGGCGATCCCGCCTACAACATCACCCTGTCCCAGGAACGCGCCCAGTCTGTGAAAGACTACATGGTCCAAAACGGCATTTCTGCCAACCGCCTCACCACCAAAGGTTTTGGCATGAACAAACCGATCGCCAGCAACTCCACTCCTGAAGGCCGTGCCCTCAACCGCCGCATTGAGTTCGTGATCGTCAAGTAA
- a CDS encoding GyrI-like domain-containing protein, translating into MNKRVLIFLAAVLAVASLMGQVVASEASKPQMKTRMEALEPFIVMGLEAQNAMEGEAMMEAWTKFFSYHEKLPEPVDNNYYGIYYPGEKFDLSTMQGYNYLVGMEVKDEVKLPEGLQLHKVPGGNYAVFEYVGPIYEIGNAYEYIYGEWLATTNYKPASMEMFEVYGERFKEDSKDSVVEIWVPVQKPSLEEAPQDGDIQEGKKLEK; encoded by the coding sequence ATGAATAAGCGTGTCTTGATTTTTCTGGCGGCTGTCTTGGCCGTAGCTTCTCTGATGGGGCAAGTTGTTGCCTCCGAAGCAAGTAAACCCCAGATGAAAACCCGTATGGAAGCCCTCGAGCCCTTCATTGTGATGGGGTTGGAGGCGCAAAATGCCATGGAAGGCGAAGCCATGATGGAAGCCTGGACCAAGTTCTTCTCTTATCACGAAAAACTGCCGGAGCCAGTGGACAATAATTACTACGGTATTTACTATCCGGGCGAGAAATTCGACCTATCCACCATGCAGGGCTACAATTACTTGGTAGGTATGGAAGTGAAAGACGAGGTGAAACTGCCCGAAGGCCTGCAACTACACAAGGTCCCGGGCGGTAACTACGCCGTGTTTGAATACGTCGGGCCGATCTATGAAATCGGCAATGCTTACGAATACATCTACGGCGAATGGCTGGCCACCACTAATTACAAACCTGCTTCCATGGAGATGTTTGAGGTCTATGGCGAGCGCTTCAAGGAAGATTCTAAGGATTCGGTAGTTGAGATTTGGGTGCCGGTGCAGAAACCCAGTCTGGAAGAAGCTCCGCAGGATGGGGACATCCAGGAAGGGAAGAAACTGGAAAAGTAA
- a CDS encoding phosphatase PAP2 family protein has translation MNGRCALVLLALLLCVSGLNAVEEGGHFRRYLASYPLSVKEAATAPARWQAKEWVTAGGVALVAGSLIWADSPIRGFAQDNRTSQGDAFLDIFAYTGDKWVLFPAAGATALAGWATGSDKTTDTGLLCLKSMLMTAVATEGLKLATQRQSPGAESDGSFWPEGGFSLENGSFPSGHSAMAWSVAPVLAEQYSDQTWVTPLVYSVAVLSSLSRVNADEHWASDVFCGAVIGYLAARLTLNSTPRLALKPAPELNGISLGLSF, from the coding sequence ATGAATGGAAGATGTGCCCTTGTTTTGCTCGCTTTGCTGCTCTGCGTTTCCGGTTTGAACGCCGTGGAGGAGGGCGGCCATTTCCGACGTTATCTGGCTTCCTATCCTCTCAGCGTGAAGGAGGCAGCAACAGCGCCCGCGCGCTGGCAGGCCAAAGAATGGGTTACGGCCGGCGGAGTGGCGTTGGTGGCGGGAAGTCTGATCTGGGCTGATTCCCCAATCCGCGGTTTCGCCCAGGACAACAGAACCAGCCAGGGTGACGCCTTCCTTGACATTTTTGCCTACACCGGGGACAAGTGGGTGCTTTTCCCCGCGGCGGGGGCAACCGCCTTGGCTGGTTGGGCGACCGGTTCGGATAAAACAACCGACACAGGTTTGCTGTGCCTGAAAAGCATGTTGATGACCGCTGTGGCGACCGAGGGCCTGAAACTGGCCACCCAGAGGCAAAGTCCCGGGGCGGAAAGTGATGGAAGCTTCTGGCCAGAAGGCGGCTTTTCCCTGGAAAACGGTTCCTTCCCCTCCGGCCACAGCGCAATGGCTTGGAGCGTCGCGCCGGTTCTGGCGGAGCAGTATTCAGACCAGACCTGGGTCACCCCGCTGGTTTACAGTGTGGCCGTTCTGAGTTCCTTGTCCCGGGTTAACGCTGATGAACATTGGGCCAGCGACGTTTTTTGCGGTGCAGTGATCGGCTACCTTGCCGCCCGACTGACGCTGAACAGCACTCCCCGCCTGGCGTTGAAGCCAGCGCCTGAGCTGAATGGGATCAGCCTCGGCTTGAGTTTTTGA